In Hemicordylus capensis ecotype Gifberg chromosome 4, rHemCap1.1.pri, whole genome shotgun sequence, the genomic window CACCAAGAACATGCCTGTGGCAATGTCTTCTACAGACATCCCAACTCCTTTTCAGCaggtttttttattgtgtgtggggagggctgtTAATCCggcagccccccccacccccaggcaatcCCCAAtgcaataaagggacatgccaaGAAGCCATCAGGGTGTCTGCAGCAGACACAACAACAGGTGTGCCCTCAGCACGACTCCTTCCTAATTATGTGAGCCAATATGGTATTatctgaactggctcaatgtGGGGTAACAATTATGAAGATGGGTTCTCTTTTTTTCTCATGAGGAGACCAAGCCAACCCCCAAAATATTTGAGGTTGACTTCCCAACACTGGTGAAAGGGAAACTCTTCCTCAAAGCATGAGAAATCTTGCAAGCTGCATGTGAGCCAAGCCAGTGTATCTGTATTAggcgtgtgcacggaaccgcagagctgtggtccggcactgtggggtgggttcctttaagggcggggagggtttacttacccctcctgccgctttcccccctccagagctcatatttattgtagtaattggggcagcaggatacctccctgccgccccttgtccctctgcaatgcagcctccaggacggggtgggtgCGCACGTGGCTCTGCGAAGGGACGATCCTGTTGCCGAGGGACTCACGTTTTAAAAGGTAACTGCtgatgccaatggtaaacccgaacgagaagccggcacagcaccgagccggcctccggcgcctctccgcccggcggctcccccgtCCTGCGCTGCCGCCGGCAGCCACTGAAaggagctccgccagggaggacacGCCAAtgcgcccagcccaccctcacttccggctcccaggcgacttccccccacatacagcgtggctgccttccttctcctcctcccatcgggccacgctgtatgtggggggaagtcgcctgggagctggaagtgagggtgggctgggcgcgtTGGCgtgtcctccctggcggagctcctTTCAGTGGCTGCCGGCGGCAGCGCAGGacgggggagccgccgggcggagaggcgccggaggccggctcggtgctctgccggcttctcgttcgggtttaccattggcatcaGCAGTTACCTTTTAAAACGTGAGTCCCTCGGCAACAGGATCGTCCCTTCGCAGAGCCATGTGCGCGCCCACCCCATCCTGGAGgctgcattgcagagggacaaggggcggcagggaggtatcctgccgccccaattactacaataAATACAagctctggaggggggaaagcggcaggaggggtaagtaaacccttcccgcccttaaagctaccccctccacccgaaccgaaccggccaggtccggacccatccctaatcTGTATTGCTTGTCAAATCAGATTTCCCCCCACTTCCAATTGGCACAATAAGCCACATGAAATAACCTCATATAGTTATTTGGACTTTTGTTTACATGATCTCACATTTATTCAGTGATAAAAATATTAAGTTTAGATTGCGCCTCTACTTTATTCAGAACCATTTTTCTTAGCTGTAGCAGGCCCTCAATCTAAACATTAAGAGCAACACAGACAGTGAATACTATATAGAAGTAGTTCTGTCAAAAGAACCTGCAGTGCAGTCCTATGaggtttactcagaattaagacCCACAGAGTTAAATAAGACTTCCTCCCTAGTATGTATGCTATGGATTGAACCCTAGTCAATAATGCAGCATTTAAATAACATACAGAAAACTGAAGGCTTTGGGGGGGGAATTAGGGAACTCTTACCTTTCCAAAGCCTTACACATCCATCATCTCCTGAAGATGCAAGCACTGTGCCCGTGATGTTCCAGCTTACACGCCAGACCTGGGAATTGTGGTTATCAAACTGAGCTACTAACTGAACCTCAAATTTTGTCAGCCCTGATGAAGCAGTCAGTTCTTTTCTACTGAAAGTAAAAATTCTGTATTAAACATAGTAGTTCAGTCTGCTGAAATTACATTCATTTCAGAAGTACAAATTATTTAGCGTTACTATTAACAGAGATCCAAATGCCAGAGCACAAAACACTGAATAGAATTTAGTCTTCCCATTTAACcgatttaaaatattaagtgtactacatactgaataACTTAGAAGTTTAAGCCCAAGGACAATTCATTTCACGCTTGAGAGAAAAGACATACAAATCTGCTTCAAATCAACAAAATCTGCTTAAAAACACACCTTAGGGGCTTTAGTGTGAAAATTCGTACATCTTTGGTTGCCACAGCTAATATATGGAAAGATCTTCCCAGGTTCGGAGCAAATGCAATATCATGCACAGGATCGGTGACTGTCATAAGTGTTTCTGCTTTTGCATACTTCCTGAGGAACAACAGACAGGCTATTAACTAATGAATACACAAACATAGGTTAACGCTCTGTAAGAAGCATTATGGCTGAAATCTCACGTAAGTGAATATTTGAAACGAGATGCTCTCTAAGCGAGCACATTTACTCTAGAAATTATCACCGTATATCCGTGATATGGAATTTGACATGTGATTAGTACCACGTTACAAAGCAATCCTATAGGGCCAGTATGTATGAACACAAACGAGGATGTATGAAAATGAATATGTTGAAATGCTGTATGAGAGAATAAAGATTTTCGTAAGCTGAGTTCCAGACACCTaaagaaaggtaaagtgtgctgtcaagtggatttcgactcctggcgcccacagagccctgtggttttctttggtagaatacaggaggggtttaccattgccccctccaacgcagtatgagattatgtctttcagcatcttcctatattactgctgcccgatataagtgtttccacataccatcggggattcgaaccggcaaccttctgcttgttagtcaagcattttcccactgcgccacttaaggtataAAGGTCACCCTAAAAATGATATTGGGCTGGAtacagactaaattagtcatgactaagcaccattgaaataaatgagacaaatcCCGTCAACGAGACTTAGTCTAGATGGATCCTGCTCACTGACTGTAGCTAGGGACGTTCATGAAAAGCTTGGGCTGGCgcaggcagggagcagttccctttaaaagcaggttcttacctgctctgctgctgccctgccgctTTTCTGGGCATGCTGCTCGCTCTACAAAAGGCCAtgtgcagctgcagtgctgttccctgcagcctgtgcgcAGCGCCAGCATGCACAGCGGCTATTTGCATGGTTAGCATGGTGCtgtgcacaggctgcagggaacagcgctgcagctGCGCGCAGCCTTCGGGAGAGCAAGCGCTGTCCCTGGAAAAGCAGTGCGGTGGCAacggagcaggtatggacctactttttaagggaactgttcCCTGCCCCATCAAACTGGTTTAGCTGTGGGTGCCCAAGGTGTTTcggcacttcccaaaggaggtgctaaactagttcgtgcacatccctaattatagcTACAagtcttgttggtttgttttttatctttttttttttaagcaaggacTATAACAAAGTCATAAAATTCATTCTGAATGACAGACATTCATAATAAAGCTACGTTCTCTTAATTCAAAAAGAGGAAAAATCCCACCCAAACCTACGGGTGAAACCCAAGTTCCTCGCATTGTTCAGACATGtgaattttttcttttctttgagaaAAGGAGACTCTTCTCTCACACCATATTAGAAACTGCTTTTGAGATTCTCAGTTTCAAAACACTGTCCACCATATGTCACAGGAGACTACTATTAAAGAAACAGAAGTCTGAATGGATCCAAATTCTTGCACTTTGCACAGTCCATGGATCTTGGCCACAGAAATTAAACCAATGTAAATTAAGGTCCCACTGTTAGGCATTTTAATATGTTTAATTCAGAGATCTAAATTTTTAGCATTTTGATTCATATGAACAGCATAAGTAATATTCTCAGCCACCTTATGAAGAATTAAAAGCAATTAtagaagttgggttttttccccttttgctcaCCTGGTATTTTCATTGTATTCATAAATCTGAACTTTTGCCAGTATATTTGGACTGCTATCATCACTTCCTACGGCTATCATAGGAGCATGAGCACGACAGCTGTAATTACAAAATAAATTAAGCACATTTACAAGAGTTCTAAAGGAAGAAGATGCATTCCTAAATGtatcagttttcacaatggaggtaagtaggttccccagggattggtactgggagcagtgctctttaacttgttcataaaccatCTAGGAGTTGGGGTGACCAGCCAAGTGgctaatttgcagatgacactgaactatttagggtagtgaaatccacaacagattgagGGGAACTCCAAgaaggtctctccaaactgggggaatgggcgacaaaatggcaaacgcagttcaatgtaagcaagtgtaaagtgaggcaGATTgtggcaacccccaccccccaacttcacatatatgctgatgggatctgagctgtcagtgactgaccaggagatcttggtgtcatggtggacagctcattgaaagtgtcatctcagtgcatgacagctgtgaaaaaggctaatttcatgctaggaatcaCTAGGAAGGgatactgaaaataaaaatgctaatattataataccctatacaaatctatggtgtggccacatctggagtactgagtatagctttggtcactgtatcttaaggaggatattgtagaactggaaaaggtgcagaagagggtaaccaaaacgatcaggggcctggagcaccttcctgatgaagctaggctacagcatctggggctaatgggagacatgactgaggtgtataaaattctgtaaggagtggagagggtagacagagagaaatttttctcgctctctcacaacactagaaccaggggtcaccccatgaaactgaaggttgggaaatttaggaccaacaagcagaagtactttttcacacagcacataattcatctatggaattctttgccatgggatatggtgacggccaccagcttcgatggctttaaaaggggcttaagacaggttcatggtggacaggtatatcaatggctactagtctggtggctgtgggctatctccagcctcagaggcacgatgcctctcaatatcagttgcaggggagcaacagtaggagagagggcatgcacatacctcttgcctgtgggttctccagtggtatctggtgggccactgtgtgaaacaggatgctggactagataggccttgtgcccgATTCAGCAGAGCTGAGGAAAACCCCTCAAAAAGGGCAAATCCAACCCTAAGTAGTACACAATCTCGGTCTACTTCTAGAAACATCTCTATTTTAACAGGCATGGTTTTAAATGAATACTGCACAAGGAAAATACAAGCCAGCCAATCCCCCTTAAGTCTCTTTTGTCAGATATTTATTTGCTTGTCAAGAGAAGTAATAACTTACCTTGAAGGATTCCAGGAAATACAACTGCAGCTTAGTTTACATGAAATCTCATGCTGAAGCGACCACTGACTGAGATTCATTACATCTGGAGCTTCATATATCCTAACAACTCCATCTGCTGAACACGTTGCTAACATGAGACCCATATGCTTGGGAGCAAACTTTACGTCTGTAACTGATGTCCTACTGTCTACTAGCGTAGTCCTCTTTACCTAAAGAGGAAACACAGATGttatttaatacacacacacacacacccacccacacacactttgATGCAATATAGTTACCACACTTGTGCCCCTGTACTTTTGGACCAACTTGGAATGCATTCAAAACCAAACTGGCAAATGTGAACAACAAACAGATCACGGTATGGACAGAAGTAATGCAAACAGAGTACCCCAGAAGAGcaacagactcagaggcaaggctTTTGAAAACAAGAGATATCATTTATTCATTAAATGCAGAGGCACAATATTAAACATGGAATTTGGAAACCTTGGTATAATTATGACTGTGCAGGGAGTGATGGCGACCCCTGCAATGAGATAAGGAAGAGGAGGGAACAAAAGCTCTAATACTCTAGCAGTTGATGGGTGTTAGAATGTGGGtggaaagagggggagaaagagagaataaaGAGCAGCTATGATAACTGTCCTCAAACTACTGTTTTGTGCATGATGTCAAAAGGAGCAGAAAGGGGCTCTCTGCTGTAAAGGTTGCTACTGTAAAGTAGCAAGGTGCTAGTTTGGCATCAAGTTACAATGGCTGTGACACCGGCATGCACACAGTTAAAGTGCAGCATTGTGTTTCCTGCGCATTCAGGGACAGGAATcactgtcccctctaaggcatgctcacgctcacaagtttttggatgtccactcagttcattttagatcccactcaggttgaatcaggaaggccccattctgaatgcaggtgcgcgcacactgccttgatattgccactcagaacaaaactcattccgcacagagatgaaaaaagttagagggaccactgacagGAATTAACCCACAACTATGTAGGGAGTGGCCCACCCTCAGAGGCTCAATTTTGCTTTAAAGCCCAGGGGACTCTAATATAGTCAAGCACATGGATTAGCATGTAGCAGGCCCACACAGAGATGAATACAAGGACTCTTCATTCCAATCGTGTCTGGGGAAGTCCAGTGCAGATCTCCCCATAACAGGCCCACAAGGTTCAAATATAGTTATTTCAGCTCAGCTGTTCTAGGTCCTGCAAACCAGTGTTCCAACTTAGAAACTCAGCAGTCCAGTGATTCAGCTTAGCAGAAGTGATCTGAGCTCAGCTGGGTGGACCTCTGGGCAGTAAAATGTAGTGCGCGCCGCCCAACTCCCACAACAAAATCTTTAGCAATGGAGGTTTGAAAGCACAGAATTTTTACAGAGCTTTTCCCTCCGCAAAATTCCATAGGTGTATTTCAATTTCCACTTAGAAAAACAAAGAGGAAGGATCCAGTAAAGGATCTTGGAGAAGGTGTGGGTATGGTAGTTAGATACAACACCGAACAAAAAGAATGTATTGTGCCAATATATGCTTATATTCTCCTCTATTTACTGGGCTCCGAGCAGCTTAAACAGTTCGTCTCAGTGATGTGGGATGAAATCCCCCCCCATcttttatttttccatggaaagtGTTCCATTTCTAACGTTTATATTTGACCACTTGAGAAACTGTAGAGCTACAGTGAGGGGAAATAAATATGGTTGAAGGTCCCCCGCCCCTACTGTACAAGTAAGTCAAACAACATGccaattcagattttttttagaaAGAACAAATTAATGCAAATCTTATACAAATATGGAGAAAATTTGTATGGGAAccttttccagaaaacccacatctctggttTGTCTAAATGCTAACActtctgtccctaaagggctcacagtacaAATAATTAAATGGTCTGAAGGATAAAACAAGACAAATTAAATGATGGGCATTATACATATAGAATCTAACAAAATTAAAGCACCAGTACCATCAGCCTTTCTGTAGGAAGGCACCTGCTACACGGCTATTATAAGCTATGTAGCTTTCCCTTTTAGCCACTTTATAAACAACCTTAGAAAAATAGGTTATGTGGAGTAGAATAGACTCGATAAAGAAAAGTGCTCATTCCCCAGGAGTAGTGGTGATCACATCCCTGGAGTGCTATGATTTTACAAAACCCACATACAGAATACTAAAACCAGCAAATCTAAAGCAAATGACATAAACATATTCCAAGTATGAAACAAAT contains:
- the SEH1L gene encoding nucleoporin SEH1 isoform X4: MFVARSIAADHRDLIHDVSFDFHGRRMATCSSDQSVKVWDKGENGEWHCTASWKTHSGSVWRVTWAHPEFGQVLASCSFDRTAAVWEEIVGESNDKLRGQSHWVKRTTLVDSRTSVTDVKFAPKHMGLMLATCSADGVVRIYEAPDVMNLSQWSLQHEISCKLSCSCISWNPSSCRAHAPMIAVGSDDSSPNILAKVQIYEYNENTRKYAKAETLMTVTDPVHDIAFAPNLGRSFHILAVATKDVRIFTLKPLRIFTFSRKELTASSGLTKFEVQLVAQFDNHNSQVWRVSWNITGTVLASSGDDGCVRLWKANYMDNWKCTGILKGNGSPVNASSTQQGVFNTPLGTANTSLQNSVNGTSAGRNGKRTPFPPPQRRLTSSQDTNSLPTTKHRSKGSLKRSIHILLASTV
- the SEH1L gene encoding nucleoporin SEH1 isoform X5, whose translation is MFVARSIAADHRDLIHDVSFDFHGRRMATCSSDQSVKVWDKGENGEWHCTASWKTHSGSVWRVTWAHPEFGQVLASCSFDRTAAVWEEIVGESNDKLRGQSHWVKRTTLVDSRTSVTDVKFAPKHMGLMLATCSADGVVRIYEAPDVMNLSQWSLQHEISCKLSCSCISWNPSSCRAHAPMIAVGSDDSSPNILAKVQIYEYNENTRKYAKAETLMTVTDPVHDIAFAPNLGRSFHILAVATKDVRIFTLKPLRIFTFSRKELTASSGLTKFEVQLVAQFDNHNSQVWRVSWNITGTVLASSGDDGCVRLWKANYMDNWKCTGILKGNGSPVNASSTQQGVFNTPLGTANTSLQNSVNGTSAGRKHS